One window of the Sphaerochaeta associata genome contains the following:
- a CDS encoding alpha-glucosidase: MIDIQTNQDSFILSHNEVPVLQHSKKSPCIGIGQGSCTITMPHGMYHIKDESLSMWKEPSRFSVDESKTKEGTIHITFGDLVKLTIHEEPFGLRIIPTVLTSEVPNRFHIQLPLLPEDPIFGCGEQFSHLDLRGKILPLWVSEPGIGRGPNYVKVLANLHSGRGGSQEHTYFPQPSFVTAAGRWALIQTTAFCRFDFSQKDSCTLLCHDIPSSIYVGQAGSIPTAVGALSSLLGRQEILPDWAFDGIILGLQGGRSVVEAKLKRALDAGIPVTAIWCQDWQGVRITPYGKQLFWNWQYDQQLYPDLPRFIEELHERGVKFLGYNNPFLSTDAPLYAEGERKGYFIRQKHSSLPYITSTTTFPVALVDLCNPAACLWYKQIIKENMLAIGLDGWMADFGEYLPPDGELFDNMDPYLEHNRYPVRWAQLNAQAVQEAGKGNEIVYFCRSGFTGSSNNVPLFWAGDQAVNFLADSGLPSVVRAAISSALSGIGYWHFDIGGFFSFAWIKRSRELLMRSCETAAFTAVMRTHEGINPRVNAQFDDDQEMLSHFARMARIHQALLFYHQHVSEQYQKEGIPPIMPVLVQKHRVAQGQYFYGQDLLVAPVLKKGARKRRVWLPEGKWIHFFTGQVYNEGRYAIRADIGSIPVFIRSTSPFLNLFREIAQKESM; this comes from the coding sequence ATGATCGACATCCAAACCAACCAAGACAGCTTCATACTCTCCCATAACGAAGTTCCTGTGCTTCAACATTCAAAGAAAAGTCCATGCATCGGCATCGGACAGGGCAGCTGCACCATTACCATGCCCCATGGGATGTACCACATCAAAGACGAAAGTCTTTCTATGTGGAAGGAACCCTCTCGGTTCAGCGTTGACGAGAGTAAAACGAAAGAAGGCACGATACACATAACCTTTGGCGATCTGGTGAAATTGACAATCCATGAAGAGCCCTTCGGACTGAGAATCATACCCACGGTCCTTACATCCGAGGTTCCCAACCGCTTTCACATACAGCTTCCTCTCCTCCCTGAAGACCCTATTTTCGGCTGTGGAGAGCAGTTTTCCCATCTGGACCTCCGGGGAAAAATCCTCCCGCTTTGGGTGTCGGAGCCGGGTATCGGAAGGGGACCCAATTATGTAAAAGTGCTTGCAAACCTCCACTCGGGACGCGGAGGGTCGCAAGAGCACACCTACTTTCCCCAACCAAGCTTTGTTACGGCTGCAGGGCGGTGGGCGCTCATCCAGACCACGGCATTCTGCCGATTCGACTTTTCACAAAAAGACAGCTGCACACTTCTCTGCCATGACATCCCATCATCAATCTACGTTGGACAGGCTGGTTCAATTCCTACGGCTGTCGGAGCCTTGAGTTCACTTCTGGGCAGGCAGGAAATCCTGCCGGACTGGGCCTTCGACGGCATAATCCTTGGTCTGCAGGGCGGTCGATCCGTCGTGGAAGCGAAGCTCAAGCGGGCCCTCGATGCAGGCATACCTGTGACCGCAATCTGGTGTCAGGATTGGCAGGGCGTCCGCATTACACCTTATGGCAAACAGCTCTTCTGGAATTGGCAGTACGACCAGCAGCTCTATCCCGACCTTCCTCGTTTCATCGAAGAACTGCACGAACGGGGCGTCAAGTTTCTTGGATACAACAACCCCTTCCTCAGTACAGATGCACCTTTGTATGCAGAGGGAGAACGCAAGGGCTATTTCATTCGCCAAAAACACTCTTCATTACCCTACATCACCAGTACGACGACTTTTCCCGTAGCCTTGGTGGATCTGTGCAACCCTGCGGCATGCTTGTGGTACAAGCAGATCATCAAGGAGAACATGCTGGCCATCGGACTTGATGGCTGGATGGCCGATTTCGGCGAGTATCTTCCTCCTGATGGAGAACTCTTCGACAACATGGACCCCTATCTGGAGCACAATAGATACCCTGTACGTTGGGCACAGCTTAACGCACAGGCAGTACAGGAGGCAGGGAAAGGCAATGAAATCGTCTACTTCTGCCGTTCAGGCTTTACCGGCAGCAGCAACAATGTCCCGCTGTTCTGGGCGGGAGACCAAGCGGTAAACTTCCTTGCCGACAGCGGCCTTCCTTCTGTTGTTCGGGCGGCCATCTCCTCTGCACTTTCGGGCATCGGGTACTGGCACTTCGATATCGGAGGGTTCTTCTCATTTGCCTGGATCAAGCGAAGCCGGGAGCTGCTGATGCGTAGCTGTGAAACAGCAGCATTCACCGCTGTGATGAGAACACACGAAGGCATCAACCCAAGGGTAAATGCCCAGTTCGACGATGACCAAGAGATGTTGTCGCATTTTGCGAGGATGGCACGTATTCATCAAGCGTTGCTGTTCTATCATCAGCATGTCAGCGAGCAGTATCAAAAAGAGGGAATCCCCCCGATTATGCCGGTCCTGGTCCAAAAGCATCGCGTAGCACAAGGCCAGTACTTCTATGGACAGGATCTGTTGGTTGCTCCTGTTCTGAAAAAGGGAGCAAGAAAGAGGCGTGTATGGCTGCCTGAAGGGAAATGGATACATTTCTTTACCGGGCAAGTGTACAATGAAGGCCGCTATGCCATCAGAGCTGACATCGGCTCTATTCCCGTTTTCATACGTTCAACAAGTCCCTTCCTGAATCTATTCAGGGAGATTGCACAGAAGGAGAGCATGTGA
- a CDS encoding NAD(P)H-binding protein — protein sequence MKVLVLGASGATGKLVVFQLLQRRIAVKQVVREPAVLHPLIIENPLVEIERGNIDSFSQQKVQELLDDCGAAVCCLGHRTTIRGIFGKPHRLVIHAVQKVTTAMEALSCSQKLILMSTTAYTNKQDGEKNRFGEALVLSILKVLLPPHRDNMLAADFLVHRIGTRGAFSWVAVRPDTLIDAENPSEYELFSHTNRSPVFNAGKTSRINVAACMAELLTDEQLWEQWKYKTPVLYNKLG from the coding sequence ATGAAAGTATTGGTACTTGGTGCGAGCGGGGCGACCGGAAAGTTGGTAGTATTTCAGTTGCTGCAACGCAGGATTGCAGTCAAGCAGGTGGTTCGTGAGCCTGCAGTTCTCCATCCGCTGATAATCGAAAATCCTTTGGTAGAGATTGAGCGTGGGAATATTGACTCGTTCAGTCAACAGAAAGTGCAGGAGCTCCTTGATGATTGTGGTGCAGCCGTCTGCTGTCTTGGTCACAGGACAACGATACGGGGAATCTTTGGAAAGCCACATAGACTGGTCATCCATGCTGTGCAGAAAGTAACTACAGCTATGGAAGCCCTTTCCTGTTCTCAGAAACTGATTCTTATGAGTACCACCGCCTACACCAACAAGCAGGACGGGGAGAAGAACAGGTTCGGAGAGGCACTGGTGCTCTCGATTCTGAAAGTGCTTTTACCTCCACACCGTGACAACATGCTTGCTGCTGACTTTCTGGTGCACCGTATTGGAACGAGGGGGGCCTTCTCCTGGGTGGCGGTAAGGCCTGATACGCTCATCGATGCAGAGAATCCCAGTGAGTATGAACTCTTTTCTCACACCAACCGAAGTCCTGTCTTCAATGCAGGAAAAACCAGCAGGATCAATGTAGCCGCCTGTATGGCGGAGCTCTTGACCGATGAGCAATTGTGGGAGCAGTGGAAGTACAAGACGCCGGTGCTCTATAATAAGCTTGGCTAG
- a CDS encoding flavodoxin family protein, with translation MKVLVVYDSMYGNTEQIAKAIGSACKASVLHASEVKVDQLRDLDVLIVGSATQAFQPLKAMKTFLKEIPQGALKTVKVASFDTRMDIAAENNRLLTVMAKLFGYAADPILSSLVRKGGVRTAPCEGFIVNDKEGPLKDGEIERALMWAKQVIS, from the coding sequence ATGAAGGTTCTTGTCGTCTATGATTCCATGTATGGCAATACTGAACAGATTGCAAAGGCAATAGGGTCTGCATGCAAGGCGAGCGTACTGCATGCGAGTGAAGTCAAAGTGGATCAATTGAGGGATCTCGATGTCCTGATCGTCGGCTCGGCGACTCAGGCCTTTCAACCCTTGAAAGCCATGAAAACGTTCCTCAAGGAAATTCCTCAGGGAGCACTGAAAACCGTCAAGGTTGCATCCTTCGATACTAGGATGGATATTGCAGCGGAGAACAACCGACTGTTGACCGTCATGGCAAAGCTCTTCGGCTATGCCGCCGATCCGATCCTCTCTTCCCTGGTAAGAAAGGGAGGCGTGCGTACAGCCCCTTGCGAGGGCTTCATCGTCAACGACAAGGAAGGGCCGTTGAAGGACGGAGAGATTGAACGTGCACTGATGTGGGCAAAGCAGGTGATCTCGTGA
- a CDS encoding alpha/beta fold hydrolase: MKNQGYFRSGLPYTRIGNGDKPLVVFDGLTFEHKPQSPAMVKMYSFLDKEYTIYSVLRKPNLPQQYSLDDMADDYAVMIREEFGKPVDIIGISTGGSVALHFALLHPDLVRRLVLHSSAHSLNDKAKQLQLDIAQLAQAGQWRKAWSVLIATGFPQSGIASHLCKPLIGIIAVLLSMHHPKDANDLLVTVQAEDKHAFQSQLHEISCPTLVAGGEDDYFYSPELFKQTAAGIPNARLCLYANMGHPAGGKQFREDVLRFLRER; this comes from the coding sequence GTGAAGAATCAAGGATATTTTCGCAGTGGTCTGCCGTACACCCGGATTGGAAACGGCGACAAGCCATTGGTCGTCTTCGATGGTCTCACCTTCGAACACAAGCCTCAGTCACCGGCAATGGTGAAGATGTATTCGTTTCTTGACAAGGAGTACACCATCTACAGTGTGCTGAGAAAGCCCAATCTTCCCCAGCAGTATTCACTTGATGACATGGCAGATGACTATGCCGTTATGATCAGGGAGGAGTTCGGAAAGCCGGTGGATATCATCGGCATTTCCACTGGAGGTTCGGTCGCACTGCACTTTGCTCTGTTGCACCCCGACTTGGTACGTCGTTTGGTTCTCCACTCAAGCGCACACTCGCTGAACGACAAGGCCAAGCAGCTTCAATTGGATATTGCGCAGCTTGCACAAGCAGGGCAGTGGAGAAAAGCTTGGAGCGTGCTCATTGCAACCGGCTTTCCCCAATCAGGGATTGCTTCCCACCTCTGTAAGCCATTGATAGGAATCATCGCTGTGTTGCTTTCGATGCATCATCCCAAAGACGCCAACGACCTGCTGGTGACAGTGCAAGCCGAGGACAAGCATGCATTTCAGTCACAATTACATGAAATTTCCTGTCCGACTTTGGTGGCAGGCGGTGAGGATGACTACTTCTACAGTCCCGAGCTTTTCAAACAAACGGCTGCCGGTATTCCCAATGCCAGACTCTGCCTCTATGCAAATATGGGGCATCCAGCCGGGGGAAAGCAGTTCAGAGAGGATGTGTTACGGTTCCTTCGAGAACGATAG
- a CDS encoding S41 family peptidase encodes MLTIHRRSYYGTLVLLMILALVTACKSMPVESAIGNEELPNDYSELSWEEAFSTLSRQLATEYAFTEWKGIDWDVLFETYNPQIIEAQASQDFPAYYLALRSYLHKIPDRHVSINNIAAIDDQYIGGGFGFSIAHLDDTSVIATWVEEQGEAWNAGMRAGCEILSWDGIPIAAAIDAVLPIFTSNCATGEDLHLAQQQYLVRAPIGEQHQATFRSIEGDTIHTVQVSAYDDNRASLSKGYPDSVVSDRIRKAILEIETDEPMPRSMVETEMLAHDIAYIKVWGLLDADLQMTGKVLSTVTLFEQAVATAVEQKATGIILDIRNNIGGMDQMAADLLGCFYSERTFYEYLNAYNPETGTWELLPSSEENGKQPVFIEPNAVQYRGPIIALVNSHCVSSGEGIAMGIRNLPNGEVLGFLGTNGSFGLASGIAAMPGGLVVHWPNGQSLDENHKIQLDSRNGIGGAQPTIRIPMTKEHALNIAQGVDVELLKAIKILSFSKEP; translated from the coding sequence ATGCTCACCATACATCGCAGGTCCTATTACGGGACGCTCGTACTTTTGATGATTCTTGCCCTGGTCACAGCATGCAAATCCATGCCTGTTGAATCTGCTATCGGCAATGAAGAGCTGCCAAACGACTACAGCGAGCTCTCATGGGAAGAAGCCTTCAGCACCCTCAGCCGACAACTGGCGACCGAGTATGCCTTCACCGAGTGGAAGGGCATCGATTGGGATGTTCTCTTTGAAACCTACAATCCACAGATTATTGAAGCTCAAGCAAGTCAGGATTTTCCCGCCTACTACCTTGCCCTCAGAAGCTACCTGCACAAAATCCCCGACCGGCACGTAAGCATCAACAACATCGCAGCCATCGATGACCAGTACATCGGCGGAGGCTTTGGATTTTCCATCGCGCATCTTGATGACACAAGCGTCATCGCCACCTGGGTAGAGGAACAAGGCGAAGCTTGGAATGCGGGGATGAGAGCAGGATGTGAAATCCTCTCTTGGGACGGCATTCCCATTGCGGCTGCCATCGATGCTGTCCTTCCCATCTTCACCAGCAATTGCGCCACCGGCGAAGACTTGCATCTTGCACAGCAACAGTATCTGGTACGCGCACCAATAGGTGAACAGCACCAAGCAACCTTCCGTTCAATCGAGGGTGACACTATACATACCGTGCAGGTTTCAGCCTACGATGACAACAGGGCCTCTTTGAGCAAAGGCTATCCCGATAGCGTAGTCTCAGATAGGATCCGTAAAGCCATACTGGAGATTGAAACAGATGAACCCATGCCCCGGTCCATGGTGGAAACCGAGATGTTGGCACACGATATTGCGTACATAAAAGTCTGGGGATTGCTCGATGCCGACCTTCAGATGACAGGAAAAGTCCTTTCTACCGTCACTCTGTTCGAACAGGCTGTAGCGACGGCTGTTGAGCAGAAAGCAACAGGCATCATCCTCGATATCAGGAACAACATCGGAGGAATGGATCAGATGGCAGCCGATCTTCTCGGCTGCTTCTATTCCGAACGAACCTTCTACGAATATCTGAATGCATACAACCCCGAAACGGGTACTTGGGAACTACTGCCCTCCAGCGAGGAGAATGGGAAGCAGCCCGTATTCATTGAACCAAATGCAGTACAATACAGAGGGCCCATCATCGCCTTGGTGAATTCTCACTGTGTCAGCTCGGGTGAAGGCATTGCCATGGGGATTCGAAATCTACCAAACGGAGAAGTCTTGGGGTTCTTGGGCACCAATGGCTCATTCGGCCTTGCATCCGGCATAGCTGCCATGCCTGGAGGCCTTGTTGTTCACTGGCCGAACGGACAATCACTGGATGAGAATCACAAAATCCAATTGGACAGCAGGAATGGAATTGGAGGGGCTCAGCCCACCATTCGAATTCCCATGACCAAAGAGCATGCCCTGAACATCGCTCAAGGCGTGGATGTCGAATTACTGAAAGCTATAAAAATTCTATCGTTCTCGAAGGAACCGTAA
- a CDS encoding ATP-binding protein, with protein MKSVSAYANSIGGVLFFGVDNEKQVVGLQDIKRDSEIISRMIKDRITPIPLFELLASRDGGKDILSLKVHPGRSTPYYYKTDGVMEAYIRIGNESVVAPDYLLNELILKGTNRSFDAMITDARKSDYSFTLLEATYLEQTGLRFDASDYVSFGLADKKGFLTNAGKLMADQYIVLNSRVFCTRWNGLGKGSIFDDALDAKEYEGNLLSLLRNSSDFVRNNSKVRFVKEALYRIDKPDYAERAVTEALVNALIHRDYIMLGSEVHIDVYDDRLEIQSPGGMYYGREIQDCDIRFIGSARRNPILADLFHRMKFMERRGSGLPKILSETAKLPGYTEGMKPVFFSTPSDFRVVLKNINYFSETMHVKEKAQVTEQVTAQVTAQDPRQKLLLEFCAIPRTREEMQAFIGIAHREYFRSSLLKPLLNSGRLRMTIPDKPNSRNQKYIAF; from the coding sequence TTGAAAAGTGTAAGCGCATACGCCAATTCCATTGGTGGTGTACTGTTTTTCGGTGTTGATAATGAGAAACAGGTAGTTGGTTTGCAAGACATCAAGCGTGATTCTGAAATCATCAGCAGGATGATTAAAGATCGTATAACGCCAATTCCCTTGTTTGAATTACTAGCGTCGAGAGATGGGGGTAAGGATATTCTTAGTCTGAAAGTGCATCCAGGAAGGTCCACTCCCTATTACTACAAAACGGATGGAGTCATGGAAGCATATATCAGAATTGGAAACGAAAGTGTGGTTGCCCCGGATTATCTCCTCAATGAATTGATTTTGAAGGGTACCAACCGGTCGTTTGATGCAATGATTACTGATGCAAGGAAATCTGACTATAGCTTTACCCTGCTCGAAGCGACATACCTTGAACAAACCGGACTCCGTTTTGATGCATCAGATTACGTCTCATTCGGGCTTGCCGACAAGAAGGGGTTTCTCACGAATGCCGGCAAACTTATGGCTGACCAATACATTGTTCTTAATTCAAGAGTGTTCTGTACCCGCTGGAACGGATTAGGCAAGGGTTCTATTTTTGATGATGCCCTCGATGCCAAGGAGTATGAGGGCAATCTCCTCAGTCTATTGCGTAACAGCAGTGATTTTGTCCGAAACAACTCAAAGGTCCGATTTGTCAAGGAGGCGCTGTATAGGATCGATAAGCCGGATTATGCTGAAAGGGCTGTCACTGAAGCACTTGTCAATGCGTTGATTCACCGCGACTATATCATGCTTGGGAGTGAAGTTCACATCGATGTATATGATGATCGTTTGGAAATACAATCCCCAGGTGGCATGTACTACGGGAGGGAGATTCAAGATTGCGACATTCGCTTCATTGGCAGTGCCAGGCGTAATCCAATCCTGGCGGATTTGTTTCATCGAATGAAATTTATGGAACGAAGAGGTAGTGGGCTACCCAAGATTCTCAGTGAGACAGCCAAGCTGCCAGGGTATACAGAAGGCATGAAACCAGTGTTCTTCTCAACTCCTTCTGATTTTCGAGTAGTTCTGAAAAATATCAACTACTTCTCAGAAACCATGCATGTGAAAGAAAAGGCGCAAGTCACCGAGCAAGTCACCGCGCAAGTCACCGCGCAAGATCCTCGGCAGAAGTTGCTCTTGGAGTTTTGTGCGATTCCCAGGACGAGAGAAGAAATGCAAGCATTCATCGGAATCGCACATCGCGAGTATTTCAGGTCATCGCTACTCAAGCCATTACTGAATTCAGGACGATTGAGGATGACAATTCCTGACAAGCCAAACAGCCGTAACCAGAAGTACATTGCCTTTTGA
- a CDS encoding MFS transporter — MEKKERMVTFKTLVSYGLGDIYGGGAFMIVGMLFLFYLTEVVGLSPALAGLVFGIGKVWDAVSDPLMGYLSDKTKSRFGRRRVYFLAGIVPITLSFILLWLPMNFETQAALFLYYSFAYIVFATVFTMVMIPYSALAAELSGDYKTRNKLSGARLFFSGFSSLLAATIPKLIIDSAAGHPSTGYVYMSVAFGIFFALPWLVTYFGTWEDPQVKQQSVSANFLKEFFTIFRNRSFRIHILMYVFAYSAMDLLMALFTYYLTYYLKRPNLYSVAMGTLMVVQLVMIMVYVRIANSKGKRLAYRMGLLIWLTGMLCTLALSPTSPVWMVALVCAVIGLGTSAAVFIPYAILPNVIDVDELMTGSQRSGVYSGAMTLTRKLVQGALVMPLIGLFLQMVGFVSNAEQTPQVLSRFFLFFIGGPALLILAGIIAASWFELSPKNSEIVAAELIRLRSGGRLEDAADEVKAICEKVSGRKHEQCNW; from the coding sequence ATGGAGAAGAAAGAGAGGATGGTTACGTTTAAAACCCTTGTTTCCTATGGATTGGGAGACATCTACGGCGGCGGGGCCTTCATGATCGTGGGCATGTTGTTCCTCTTCTACCTCACCGAGGTGGTAGGACTCTCCCCTGCATTGGCCGGCCTGGTCTTCGGCATAGGAAAAGTATGGGACGCCGTATCCGATCCCCTTATGGGCTACCTTTCCGATAAGACGAAGTCGCGGTTTGGAAGGCGGCGGGTCTACTTTCTGGCCGGCATCGTTCCTATCACGCTCTCCTTCATCCTTCTCTGGCTGCCGATGAATTTTGAAACCCAAGCTGCCCTGTTTCTCTACTACAGCTTTGCATACATAGTTTTCGCCACCGTCTTCACCATGGTCATGATTCCTTATTCAGCACTCGCAGCCGAACTTTCAGGCGACTATAAAACACGCAACAAGCTCTCCGGCGCCCGTCTGTTCTTCTCAGGCTTCTCCTCCCTGCTTGCAGCCACCATACCCAAACTCATCATCGATTCGGCTGCAGGGCACCCCTCAACCGGATATGTGTACATGTCGGTGGCCTTCGGCATCTTCTTCGCCCTGCCTTGGCTGGTCACCTACTTCGGGACCTGGGAGGACCCACAGGTGAAGCAGCAGAGCGTATCGGCAAACTTCCTCAAGGAGTTCTTCACCATCTTCCGAAACCGTTCTTTCCGCATCCATATTCTGATGTACGTGTTTGCCTACAGTGCGATGGACCTGCTCATGGCACTCTTTACCTACTACCTCACCTACTACCTGAAACGTCCCAACCTCTACTCGGTGGCAATGGGAACGCTCATGGTAGTCCAATTGGTCATGATCATGGTGTATGTGCGCATTGCAAACAGCAAGGGCAAGCGACTTGCCTACCGGATGGGCCTGCTCATCTGGCTGACGGGCATGCTCTGTACGTTGGCACTCTCACCGACTTCGCCTGTCTGGATGGTTGCCTTGGTGTGCGCAGTAATCGGGTTGGGAACCTCTGCCGCCGTATTCATTCCCTACGCCATCCTGCCTAATGTCATCGATGTGGATGAACTGATGACCGGCAGCCAGCGCTCAGGGGTGTATTCAGGTGCAATGACCCTGACACGAAAGCTAGTGCAGGGTGCGTTGGTAATGCCCCTGATTGGCCTGTTCCTGCAGATGGTTGGCTTTGTATCCAATGCCGAGCAGACACCTCAGGTATTGTCGCGATTCTTCCTATTCTTCATCGGCGGCCCTGCCCTCTTGATTCTTGCCGGTATCATTGCAGCCTCATGGTTTGAACTGAGCCCGAAGAACAGTGAAATAGTTGCAGCAGAACTTATCCGCCTCCGCTCTGGGGGAAGACTCGAGGATGCTGCAGACGAAGTGAAGGCAATCTGCGAGAAGGTGTCGGGAAGGAAGCACGAGCAGTGTAATTGGTAG